From a single Scomber japonicus isolate fScoJap1 chromosome 12, fScoJap1.pri, whole genome shotgun sequence genomic region:
- the LOC128368772 gene encoding alpha-2-HS-glycoprotein-like — protein MKPLGITVVLGLVVGALAQLSVPQPHCDSPEVEEAALVAQDYLNAQHTHGYKYALNRIEDIKIYPNPDGDTYVMDIDLLETDCYVLDPTPVANCSVRPKVLTAVEGECDVVLKKVGGILTVTAFKCKTEESTEDLCLGCAALLPLNDTTALDFVQASLATFNNITANETYTLLEVGRMSTQIVSGGPIYLAEYVVIEANCTDDVCVPLNDTMAVRGICIARGLSAAHDVDCKMFSTLMPVIDANSTAGPALPPTVHVHEGSLSRIHGLKHHKLTALHDPQLVGLLSAESAESAEVVPVAPAVVGAATAVPATAASADPAAGSDSASDGSTSAEVPIVVVKRDVPITPSPVVALGTIQTDSNGIVKMCPGRIRHF, from the exons ATGAAACCCCTGGGAATCACTGTGGTTCTGGGACTAGTAGTGGGGGCATTGGCTCAGCTCAGTGTGCCACAGCCTCACTGTGACTCCCCTGAAGTAGAGGAGGCTGCTCTGGTGGCTCAGGATTACCTCAATGCTCAGCACACTCATGGCTACAAGTATGCATTGAACCGGATCGAGGACATCAAGATCTACCCTAAT CCTGATGGAGACACATATGTCATGGACATCGACCTGCTGGAGACAGACTGTTATGTGTTGGACCCCACACCTGTTGCCAACTGCTCAGTCAGGCCCAAAGTATTGACG GCTGTGGAAGGAGAATGTGATGTGGTGCTGAAGAAGGTTGGAGGAATTCTGACTGTCACAGCATTCAAGTGCAAAACAGAGG AATCAACAGAGGACCTGTGCCTTGGCTGTGCTGCCCTCCTTCCCCTTAATGACACCACTGCACTGGACTTTGTCCAAGCCTCTCTGGCAACCTTCAACAACATAACAGCTAATGAAACATACACTCTTCTTGAGGTTGGACGGATGTCAACACAG ATTGTGTCTGGTGGGCCAATCTATCTGGCAGAATATGTTGTCATTGAGGCTAATTGCACTGATGATGTCTGTGTTCCCCTGAATGATACCATGGCT GTACGTGGTATTTGCATTGCTAGAGGCCTGAGCGCTGCTCATGATGTTGACTGCAAGATGTTTTCCACTCTG ATGCCTGTTATAGATGCCAACAGTACTGCAGGTCCTGCCTTGCCACCAACAGTCCACGTACATGAAGGCAGCCTGTCTCGCATTCATGGCCTGAAGCACCACAAACTGACTGCCCTCCATGACCCTCAACTGGTCGGCCTTCTGTCTGCAGAGTCAGCAGAGTCAGCTGAAGTGGTACCTGTGGCCCCTGCAGTGGTTGGTGCAGCTACAGCGGTACCTGCTACAGCTGCAAGTGCAGACCCTGCTGCAGGTTCTGACAGTGCCTCAGATGGTTCAACCAGTGCAGAGGTCCCCATTGTTGTGGTGAAGAGAGATGTACCTATAACACCCTCCCCTGTGGTTGCACTTGGCACCATTCAAACAGACTCCAATGGTATTGTGAAAATGTGCCCAGGAAGGATCAGACACTTCTAA